One segment of Stappia sp. 28M-7 DNA contains the following:
- a CDS encoding VOC family protein: METTRLHRGRLIDHIQLVVHDLKASETFYTAVLSVLDIPVVSTGNGYFMADELVVSSPDSVTASGSLTGRHHIAFQAKDRESVDAFHRAGLANGGRDNGAPGLRAYHPGYYAAFLLDPDGNNIEAVYQGEAQRNVPSVTIDF, translated from the coding sequence ATGGAAACCACCCGACTGCATCGCGGCCGCCTGATCGATCACATCCAGCTTGTGGTGCACGATCTGAAGGCGAGCGAAACCTTCTACACGGCGGTCCTGTCGGTGCTGGATATCCCTGTGGTCAGCACGGGCAACGGCTACTTCATGGCGGACGAACTCGTCGTCTCCTCTCCCGACAGCGTCACGGCATCGGGCAGCCTGACCGGGCGGCACCACATCGCTTTCCAGGCGAAGGACCGCGAGAGCGTCGACGCCTTCCACCGCGCCGGGCTGGCGAATGGCGGCCGCGACAACGGCGCCCCCGGCCTGCGGGCCTATCACCCAGGCTACTACGCCGCCTTCCTGCTCGACCCGGACGGGAACAATATCGAGGCGGTCTACCAGGGCGAGGCCCAGCGCAACGTGCCCTCGGTCACCATCGATTTCTAA